tgatttaagactatatagtataattaatttgtataactttctttaattacattaaagtcccttggtttctggaattaatatatagtattgattgatatgatagtaatcactcatttgaatagtaaaagtaacaatattatcaacgagattagtgaaagtggtagaaacaacaacgggagtagtgaaataatcagtATTAATgcagcaatagtgaaagtaacaataattacggcgggagtagtgaaattatcaatattaatgcggcagtagtgacaaaGAATAATAATTACgcggagtagtgaaagtaacaatgattacgggcaagtagtgaaatgttattactattgtttcattaataagagtaaaatattaatagcgggagtggtgaatttgtctcaaaatttatttcatcgtaattttaggatatgtcatagaaaagtatattaatgataaatttaggGTTATGcaacttaattaattttatttagtgaaaaaaaaaaattaatggtaagtagatgtagcccgggcgaagctgggcaccaatactagtgaaTTCATATTTTAGGATCCGAGTTTGCAATAAAAACAAGTACTAATAATGTTAGAACTAATCTCTTTTTGCTAGTTAAGTAGAACAAAGCTGTGCTATCCTCTCATTTCGCCACTGATCACATGCCTTGTAATTTGTAAATCATAATGTCACTACTAATCTCTGTTGCTACGTACATGGCAAACAGGAGCAAGGCCAAATTCCAAATGGAACCAAACACAGGAGTAACATTCAACGACGTAGCAGGAATCGACGAAGCAAAACAAGACTTCCAAGAGATCGTCGAATTCTTAAAAACCCCTGAGAAATTCACAGCAATAGGTGCCGAAATCCCAAAGGGAGTATTACTAGTGGGACCACCAGGCACTGGAAAGACCCTACTAGCCAAGGCCATAGCAGGGGAGGCAGGAGTCCCCTTTTATTCCCTCTCCGGTTCTGAGTTCATTGAGATGTTTGTTGGAGTTGGGGCGTCGAGGGTACGAGACTTGTTCAACAAGGCAAATGCAAATGCACCTTGCCTGGTCTTCATTGATGAGATTGATGCGGTAGGGAGACAAAGAGGGACCGGCATAGGTGGTGGAAATGACGAGAGGGAGCAGACCTTGAATCAGTTGCTTACTGAGATGGATGGGTTTAGCGGTAATAATGCTGGTGTTGTTGTTATTGCTGCTACAAATCGCCCTGAGATTCTTGATCAAGCCTTGCTTAGACCTGgtagatttgataggcaggtttgTACTCATGCTAACATATTTCAATTTTTACcgaggtttttttttttatctctgtattcacataaaatatgatactccgtattaattaCTCGTATATAGCTGAAACTTCACATTATTAACGGAGTATATATTCTGAGTTTTTTTCAACTTATTTTTCTTAGGAATGCAGCTTAATTTTCATTTATACTGTCTCTTGTGCTGGCCGATGTGTTATAATGCTAAGAGTAAGTCTCCTAGGTGTTGGGTTCACAATAGGACCATTTCACAATTTAGACTACAAAGAGACGCAAGAAAcgtagttttttttttataactctGTGACACCGTCTCTCCCAAATATCTGCCAGTAAAGCTGTAAGGAAAGGCGTATATAGAGAATTTGGAGTATAAAATACACAATGCATCAATTCGAAGTAAGATTAGCTTGAAGTGGACAAATTTTCACTCACTCATATTTTGTTTACCGCAATTCGGAAATCTGGAGAGTCTTGGTACCTCACATCCTGAAATCTACCTTCTGCTATGTACGCTACTGTTAGCAGCAGTAACAACCGTAGTAGTGAGGCTGGTGATGGTAGTAAATAGTATTTCAATTTTTCATAGTAGTTTAAAAAGTAATACTCCGTATCAAGTATATTTGAACTTCGAAACTAAGATAGTTCTCAACTTCACAGTTATAATTTTGATATCAACAGGTATTTGTTTAGAGTCATTAATGTCTCTATTTGATAAACAGGTTAGTGTGGGATTACCGGATATAAGAGGACGGGAAGATATATTAAAGGTACATAGCAGCAACAAGAAACTGGACAAGGATGTCTCTCTCAGTGTTATTGCCATGAGAACCCCTGGGTTTAGCGGGGCAGATCTAGCTAATCTTATGAATGAAGCCGCCATTCTTGCTGGTCGACGAGGCAAAGATAGGATAACCATCAAGGAAATCGACGATTCAATTGACCGGATTGTGGCGGGATTGGAAGGAACCGCCATGACCGATGGGAAGAGTAAATTGTTGGTTGCCTACCATGAGATCGGACATGCTTTATGCGCGTAAGTTGCAATGACAAAAAAAATCTCCCAATATATAACTGAAATATAGGAtggaataaaataaaataagtcaCTAAATTAAATTGTCTATGGGTCTTGTATTGTTAAATATGCAGTAGTCAGTTACAGAGTGTTTGAAAACAGTTCTCTCTATATACTCAAGTCTCAACAATAGGCAACAACGAGACAGGGTCATGTTATTCTATATGATACGAGTTTACgagtaaagaaaaaaaaaatgtcatcATCTGCAGGACACTGACACCAGGGCATGATCAAGTTCAGAAAGTGACTTTAATACCAAGGGGTCAAGCTCGAGGACTGACATGGTTCATACCTGATGAAGACCTGACTTTAGTTTCCAAGAAGCAGCTGTTCGCTAGGATTGTTGGAGGCTTAGGAGGGAGGGCAGCTGAAGAAGTAATCTTTGGTGAACAAGAAGTCACAACTGGTGCAGCTGGGGACTTGCAGCAGGTCACTCAAATAGCCAAACAGGTACGTACAGTGAAGAATATACATAAGAGGTAGGTGTTTAAAAAGTATAGAGTTACTTTCAAGCTACGAAAGCCATTACGATAACACATCATGAagtatcatgtgaatcatcaacaACTATAAATTAAAATTGGTGTAGTAGAAGAATATATTTGTAGTATTTAATTATTCTCAAACAGTTGTGTTCTC
Above is a window of Silene latifolia isolate original U9 population unplaced genomic scaffold, ASM4854445v1 scaffold_680, whole genome shotgun sequence DNA encoding:
- the LOC141639986 gene encoding ATP-dependent zinc metalloprotease FTSH 6, chloroplastic, translating into MLVPQAFSLHNKLTLCKSHDISKETHLPKTSTSNNNLIPRRELLTSSGVGLFGGIGPLCGGHNLAKADTGNPPSPIDLVSNRISYSRFLKYLDEGVVRKVDLIENGQSAVVDIYNSALEKMQKVKVQLPGLPPELVRKMRDKNVNFSVNPPDVNMGIVLLDMLSNLAFPLMFLGLLLYRSSNRNVPGGPNLPFGLGRSKAKFQMEPNTGVTFNDVAGIDEAKQDFQEIVEFLKTPEKFTAIGAEIPKGVLLVGPPGTGKTLLAKAIAGEAGVPFYSLSGSEFIEMFVGVGASRVRDLFNKANANAPCLVFIDEIDAVGRQRGTGIGGGNDEREQTLNQLLTEMDGFSGNNAGVVVIAATNRPEILDQALLRPGRFDRQVSVGLPDIRGREDILKVHSSNKKLDKDVSLSVIAMRTPGFSGADLANLMNEAAILAGRRGKDRITIKEIDDSIDRIVAGLEGTAMTDGKSKLLVAYHEIGHALCATLTPGHDQVQKVTLIPRGQARGLTWFIPDEDLTLVSKKQLFARIVGGLGGRAAEEVIFGEQEVTTGAAGDLQQVTQIAKQMVTMFGMSEIGPWALTDPALQQSDVVFRMLARNSMSERLAEDIDSSVRRIIDTAYETAKQHVRNNREAMDKLVDALLEKETLTGEEFRSILSELVNIPVNNCRKTSVRELISS